One part of the Esox lucius isolate fEsoLuc1 chromosome 10, fEsoLuc1.pri, whole genome shotgun sequence genome encodes these proteins:
- the rnf19a gene encoding E3 ubiquitin-protein ligase RNF19A: protein MSLQQLRGSEKDLHSATSSTSLPSVKKTPKKRRLSLRSFFSRRRRGDPKRKSRALPGGVDGIASVESIHSEMCHGDKTSALSAPGVASTTSSSSSTSSSELLECPLCLLRHTRDRFPDIMTCHHRSCADCLRQYLRIEISESRVNISCPECSERFNPHDIRIILGDPPLMEKYEEFMLRRWLVADPDCRWCPAPDCGYAVIAFGCASCPKITCGRQGCATEFCYHCKQLWHPNQTCDAARQQRAHSLRLRTFRSSSLSYSQESGAAADDIKPCPRCAAYIIKMNDGSCNHMTCAVCGCEFCWLCMKEISDLHYLSPSGCTFWGKKPWSRKKKILWQLGTLVGAPVGIALIAGIAVPAMIIGIPVYVGRKIHNRYEGKDISKHKRNLVIAGGVTLSVIVSPVVAAVTVGIGVPIMLAYVYGVVPISLCRSGGCGVSAGNGKGVRIEFDDENEMNVGSGAAATDTTSVAETRNNPSLGEGSLSASGSHMDRLGATRDNLSENASTMALAGASITGSLSGSAMVNCYNRLEVQADVQKERCSLSGESATVSLGTISDNGSTKAMAGSILNYRPLDREGSLEVTVDVEGKQEKKLRHHSNSSSLEEGSSGGRGVGVCSSGCPHESISCSSKWAKDPSSCSSGGKKSKTKLRSRKTSGGAQINQRREELDVQLLEQRSTNSSEFDSPSLSGSLPSVADSHCSHFSEFSCSDPETSRPPPLNPCCMDLPSQRPLPSLGSDVTVTPLPEVENDRLEYCPAAACSLASGSPEGGAGLGGAGCALLYIAEESVGLMRATLEEQDFLAEEDLKETKNKDTDGVIASPPQPHCPVTGACIQTDI from the exons ATGAGTCTGCAGCAGCTGAGAGGGTCGGAGAAGGACCTCCACTCTGCCACCTCCTCTACCAGCCTGCCCTCCGTCAAGAAGACCCCCAAGAAAAGACGCCTGTCGCTTCGCTCGTTTTTCAGCCGGCGTCGCCGCGGTGACCCCAAGAGGAAGTCCCGGGCTCTACCGGGCGGCGTGGACGGGATCGCCAGTGTGGAGAGCATCCACTCAGAGATGTGTCACGGCGATAAGACCTCAGCGCTCTCCGCCCCTGGCGTGGCGTCCACcacctcttcctcatcttcGACCTCTTCCTCTGAGCTCCTGGagtgtcctctctgtctcctccgcCACACCAGAGACCGTTTCCCCGACATCATGACCTGCCACCATCGCTCATGTGCTGACTGCCTGCGCCAGTACCTGCGGATAGAGATCAGCGAGTCCCGGGTCAACATCAGCTGTCCAGAGTGCTCGGAGCGCTTCAACCCGCACGACATCCGCATCATCCTGGGAGACCCGCCCCTCATGGAGAAGTACGAGGAGTTCATGCTGAGGCGCTGGCTGGTGGCCGACCCTGACTGCCGCTGGTGCCCCGCCCCCGACTGTGG GTATGCTGTGATAGCGTTTGGCTGTGCCAGCTGTCCTAAGATCACGTGTGGCCGTCAGGGCTGCGCCACTGAGTTCTGCTACCACTGCAAGCAGCTGTGGCATCCCAACCAGACGTGTGACGCGGCGCGGCAGCAGAGAGCCCATAGCCTGAGGCTGCGCACCTTCCGCTCCTCCTCCCTCAGCTACAGCCAGGAGAGTGGAGCAGCAG CTGACGACATCAAGCCGTGTCCGCGCTGTGCTGcttacatcatcaaaatgaacgATGGAAGCTGTAATCACATGACCTGTGCCGTGTGTGGCTGTGAATTCTGCTGGCTCTGCATGAAGGAGATCTCTGACCTCCACTACCTGAG TCCCTCAGGCTGCACCTTCTGGGGTAAGAAGCCGTGGAGCAGGAAGAAGAAGATCCTGTGGCAGCTGGGTACACTGGTGGGCGCTCCAGTGGGCATCGCTCTGATCGCTGGCATCGCCGTCCCTGCCATGATCATCGGTATCCCTGTCTATGTGGGGCGGAAG ATACACAACCGCTATGAAGGAAAAGACATCTCCAAGCACAAGAGGAACTTGGTAATAGCAGGGGGAGTGACATTGTCAGTCATTGTCTCTCCAGTGGTAGCAGCAGTCACTGTTG gtattggTGTTCCCATCATGTTGGCGTATGTCTATGGGGTGGTGCCCATCTCTTTATGTCGTAGTGGAGGGTGTGGTGTCTCCGCTGGCAACGGGAAAGGAGTCCGCATCGAGTTTGATGATGAGAATGAGATGAACGTAGGGAGTGGAGCTGCTGCAACTG ACACCACCTCCGTGGCCGAGACCCGAAACAACCCCAGCCTCGGGGAGGGCAGTCTGAGTGCCAGCGGGAGTCACATGGACCGCTTGGGGGCAACGAGGGACAACCTCAGTGAGAACGCCTCCACCATGGCCCTGGCTGGAGCCAGCATCACTGGCTCTCTATCCGGCAGTGCCATGGTCAACTGTTACAACAG GCTGGAGGTGCAGGCTGATGTCCAGAAGGAGAGATGTAGTCTGAGTGGAGAGTCGGCCACCGTCAGCTTGGGGACGATCAGCGATAACGGCAGTACCAAAGCAATGGCCGGGTCCATTCTGAACTACAGGCCTCTGGACAG GGAGGGCAGTCTGGAGGTGACTGTGGACGTGGAGGGGAAGCAAGAGAAGAAACTGCGTCAccacagcaacagcagcagcctGGAAGAGGGCAGCAGTGGGGGGcgaggggtgggggtgtgttCCTCTGGCTGCCCCCATGAGTCTATTTCCTGCTCCTCCAAGTGGGCCAAGGACCCCTCCAGCTGCTCCTCGGGGGGCAAGAAGAGCAAGACTAAGTTGCGGAGCAGGAAGACCAGCGGCGGAGCCCAGATCAACCAGAGACGGGAGGAACTGGACGTCCAGCTGTTGGAGCAGCGCAGCACCAACTCCTCCGAGTTTGACTCCCCCTCCCTCAGCGGCTCCCTGCCCTCCGTAGCTGACTCCCACTGCAGTCACTTCTCAGAGTTCAGCTGCTCCGACCCCGAGACCTCCAGACCACCTCCTCTAAACCCCTGCTGCATGGACCTCCCCTCCCAAcgacccctcccctccctgggCTCCGATGTCACAGTCACCCCCCTTCCGGAGGTGGAGAACGACCGGCTGGAGTACTGTCCGGCAGCTGCCTGCTCCTTGGCCTCCGGATCTCCAGAGGGAGGCGCTGGGTTAGGAGGAGCAGGATGTGCCTTGCTCTACATAGCGGAGGAGAGTGTGGGTCTGATGAGAGCAACACTGGAGGAGCAGGACTTCCTGGCAGAGGAGGACCTGAAGGAGACCAAGAACAAAGATACGGACGGTGTCATTGCCTCACCCCCCCAACCTCACTGCCCTGTGACGGGGGCCTGCATTCAGACGGACATATAA